GAAGATGCTTGAAACTCTTTCTTGCATTTGCGCTGCTTTTGCTGCAGTACACCCAAGGAGGAGAGGTGGACCACAGTCAGAGGGATACTAACGTTACCATAAGGTGCATAGAGAGGGAAAGGCAAGCACTCCTTGCATTCAAACGTGGCCTGGTGGATAAGTCCGATTTACTCTCTTCATGGGGTTCAGAAGCACAAAAACAAGATTGTTGCAGATGGGTGGGAGTCTCTTGTAGCAACCAAACTGGCCATGTTCTTCAACTTGATCTTTCATACAAAGTTGTAGGCAAACTTGACAATTTTCAAGGTAAGATGATTAGTCCTAAACTGATTGAGTTGCACCGTTTACAACATTTGGCCCTTCCTTGGATTGATTTCACTGGGAGCCAAATTCCAGATATCATTGGTTCTCTATCCAATTTAAGATACCTTGATCTGTCTTGGACTTATTTTCAAGGGAAGTTTCCAAGTCAGGTCAGAAATCTTACGAACTTGGTGTATCTGAACTTAAGTGGTAATCGCCTTACAAATGTGGAAAATCTGGactggcttcctcttctttcgtCGTTAAGATATTTGGACTTGAGTTTCTCGAATCTCAGTAATGTTTTCGATTGGCCGGCAGCCATTAATAAGCTTCCTGAACTAACAAACTTGACACTAGAGGGATGTGATCTTCCTTCTCCAATTCTTTCCACTCTTTCTTACATAAACTCTTCTAAATCTCTTGCTAGCGTTGACCTTCATTCCAACCGTGTGAATAGTACTTCTTCAATATTCCTCTGGTTGTCCAACTATAATACCAGCCTTGTTCATCTTGCCCTCTCTTATAACCTTCTAACTGGTTCAATTCCTGATGTTTTTGGAAACATGAGCTCTCTGGCACATCTTTATCTCACTAATAACCAACTTGAAGGAGGGGACCCGCATTCTTTTGCCAGGTTATGTAGTTTGCAATCATTGTATCTCTCAAGGAATAATCTGAGTGGACAACTTTCTAAGTTTGTTCAAATATTATTCTCTACATGTGCTCAAAACTCATTGGAGGAGTTGTATCTCTCTGGGAATGATCTTGTAGGGTCTTTACCCGATCTTACAAACCTTTCATCTTTGGAACTCTTGTACTTAATAACAATCAATTAAGCGAAGTAATTTCAGAAATTCATTTCTCAAAACTTTCTAAATTACAGTATTTGGATTTATCTTCTAACTCGCTAGTTTTAGACATCCATGCTCATTGGATTCCTCCTTTCCAACTGAACTACATACGTTTGGGGTCTTGCAAGATGGGTCCAGATTTCCCAAAGTGGCTTCAAACTCAAAAGGATTTCTCATACCTTGATATTTCTGATGCTGGAATTTCTGACATCTTTCCAAGTTGGTTTTGGAGTTTATGTCGTAATGTGAGAATTATGAATCTCACAAGCAACCAAATTAGAGGTACATTTGCAAATTTGACAGTGGAATTTTCATATTTCCCTAGACTACATCTGAGTTCGAACAAGTTGGAAGGTCCAATCCCTTCAGTTCTATCAATAACCTCATATCTAGATCTCTCTTATAATAAACTTTCAGGGTCAATTTCATTCTTGTGTTCAAGTGCAGCTATTTATTTAGGCTTTCTTGACCTCTCAAGAAACAATGTTTCTGGACAAGTTCTAGATCGCTTGACACATTTGGAGAATCTAGTCATGCTTGATTTGAGTTACAATGCTTTGTCTGGGAAAATTCCTACAACAATAGGCTCTGTATTTCGGATTGAAACACTCAAATTAAGAAGCAATAGATTTGTGGGACAATTGCCTTCGTCGATGACGAATTGCACAAGGTTAGAAGTCATTGATGTTGGGGATAATAACTTATCTGGACCAATACCTGAATGGTTAGGAGTTAGCTTAAAGAATTTGGTTCTCTTGATGCTTTCGTCTAATCACTTGAATGGAAGCCTGCCCTCACAATTATGCCATCTAATACGaattcaaaatttggatttCTCTATAAACAACATCTCTGGAAGAATACGTCCATGCCTCAACAATTTGACTGCTCTGTCTCAGAAAGGAGATTCAAGTCTAACCAGCACACATTATAATAACATTTCTACTGATCAACgttcatatttttataattatgaCGATGATGCAACCTTCATGTGGAAAGGAGGAATGCGGACATATAAAAGTACTTTGGGGCTTGTGAAGAGAATTGATCTGTCAAGCAATAGATTATCCGGGGAGATTCCAAGTGAAATCATTCATCTTGTTGGGTTGGTTTCTTTAAACCTATTGAGAAACCAATTAACAGGTCAAATAACTCCAGAGATCGGAAAGTTGCAATCATTGGATTCTCTTGATTTGTCAAGAAACCATATATACGGAAGAATTCCAACAAGCCTTGCTGGGATAGATCGTCTTGGTTTCTTGGACTTGTCATATAACAACTTGTCTGGCAAAATTCCAGTCGGGACTCAGCTCCAAGGCTTTGATCCCTCTGTTTATGCCAGGAATCTTCAACTCTGTGAACCTCCACTTAAAAAGATGTGTGCTGATGAAGAGGAAAGAGGTCCAAGTGAGCAAACTGACTTCATCAACCAAGAGGACAAGGAAGAGCTAATAACACTGGGATTCTACATTGGTATGGGGCTTGGATTTGCTGTCGGGTTTTGGGGAGTTTGCGGCACCTTgatattttcaagaacatgaAGATATGCATACTTCAAGTTCTTGAATGGTTTAAATGATTGGCTTTTTGTGAGGATAGCTTTGTTGAAGCGGCAATTGAAGGATGCTTAATTACTAAAGATCAACGGTatgtaatctctctctctctctctctctctctctctctctctctctctctctctctctctctctcgtagtttattatttctttattgatttaatcaacatgcatgcatgattcatttggtttttctaatttgttATATTCATGCAAACTAATGAACATGCAGGTTAATTACAAGCTGACAGCCTTCCTTCCTTGCCTCCCTGAGGTGCTAGTGCGTCTGTGCTGGAGGTGGACGAGCACCCTTTATGAAGGCGTCATAGTTACTGGTCTCTAGTTTGAtatttttctagttttttgCTTCCTGTGCCTTTGgtttctttctgttttatcCTCCTATTGTCTTTTCTTTCGTTGAATGAAAGTACATTTTATCCTGTTTTTGTGTGTGCgcattttatctttttatccAGCATCTTCGGAGACATGTCTTCTCTTCAGTCAAATGGCTTTGTAATGGTAGTTGAATTGTAGTAGCAGGAAacggattttcttttttctttttttgtcaaaaaagaCAAGTTGAACTTCTTCAAAGAGTTTACAATAAgttatttatgtttatgttgaaTCTATAactgaaattattaattaaatgaggataatatgacaattcacattttttcatgttaaattttttaaaattaaataagttaATGGGTCCTATTTTAATAGAACACAACggcccattatcttttttaattctaaaataaaataaaaataataaaatcaattggcaCACGGGACAAGTAATAGTAAGTTATCAATGTTATCCTctcatttatttttgaaaattttaaaataaaattcatcataCGGGTAATTATATTCAAGGGCTAACGACATTTTAACTTCTGAAGGTTTGGGGTTATTCACATTCTTTTCATCCTTCCTTTTACATACTATCAAATTTCCTACATTCTTTTCATCCTTACTTTCACATGCCGACACGTGGATGTCACAAATgctatccgaaaatattaggGTCTAAGTAGTACTTTAATTGAAGTAACCAATACATTTAAAGAATATactaaaaatgaataaaatattgagAGAGCTATGATTTATGGAGACGGTAAAATTATAATCTTACactatttttgtttatgggtGGGTTATTTCATGTCATTGAGGTTACTCACAATGAAGTGAAGGAAGTGTGGTAACATTTTCTTCATCTGGGTTActacttcttttctttttgaccTTATCATTCAAGCCGCTCAAAGCGAGCCTGCCATTTCGAGAAACCACAATTTTGTAAAGAGCGTTAATCGTGATTGTAGTAGGAAATGGATTTTGATAACCCCACGACATTCAAACCAAATGAAAAGGCATGCATTGTACGCTTTCTTAGCTGGCATGCATGCATAATTCGTGAGTGAGCCGATGCTGAGGGAAATACATGTACCTTTTTAGCCTCTTGCATTTATACTTCAATatattcttcaaattttaaaaagtattattatttcttttaataaaaCATACGCTGTTCACTTTAGAATTAATGCACCCTAAACACACTACTTGCAGAGATATatagagatatatatatatatatatgcacgtTTGGTACGCATGACtagattgaattgaaaatacTAAATTCAAGGACTGACTTGGATTGAATTAACTTGGATTTAGTCATGTCATATAGTTGGTGGGGTGCTGGACTAAAGGGAACTAGGGGCAAAATAGTGCTAAATAGCAttaaatcctttttttttcagttggaaacttgtttctctttttaagaGGGAGAATTTGGGTTATGTTTTGGAATTGACTCCAACCTCACCAATAATAACATCAATCTCATTGATTGGACGGTGGCATGTCCTTAAATTTGAGCTCTGGAGTTTTGGCCCGAATTCAAATCTGAGCTATTAATACAGACCCAATCAAATGAATTTGGAGTTAGGAgtccaaattcaaattcactCCTCCTACCCAAACAAACGGcccaaaaattatttaaattctcaaattttcttcggcaaaaaaattaaagacttgcaacaaaacataatcaaatagAAATATTGTGCTCCCAACGACAAAGGGTTGAATCACAATGTGGGCTTTGGTGGGCTATAGTCCAGTGATGTTTTTGGaggaaacaaaattgtttgggCCAAAAGTAAAAATGCACGCCAGCCCACTTCTCACAAAGACccataaaagaaagagaagacaaGGGACTGGACTTTGATTCAAAGTACGGGAaagcccaaaagaaaataaatctgaaggcccatggtttttttttcacagAAGTGGCAGAATTGTAAAAACgtcaaaattcaaaagggCAATCAACCCCTGAAGCAGTTCAATAAAAATTGAGAGGAAAATTGAATGGGGCCCAGCTCCTGGTTCACCAACTATTTTCAGAAACCACGTGACTACCTGACTGGGACAgagtcaacaatttcaactatcacaAAAAAGTTGATTGTGAATTAAATGAAAGCAGGTCATTAGCAAAAGACTTCTTTGAAACCCTGGGGCTAAAATATCAGAATCCTTTTTTATACGATTTTGCGTCAGAACAGGTGATCattccaagagataagcaaaCTACAATCTCAAAAAGAGATAAGCAGAAaaacagggagttgttcaaactgaaaaatcaaactaaccatcacagTTTTTGAGCTCTCACAAGGGGCaattggaaattaaagaagGGTTAGcttctcttttaaaaacaGGGAAGTGACTGCTGAAGAGCTTATATGCCAGAATTGGGAAAAGCCttccttttttgcatttaaaaataaaatatttttaaagaattttgccgcccattattaaaagaaagaaactctACTCCAaagcatttcttataaatataggAGAAGGTGGGGGAAGGGACACTCAAAAAATCCAACaatcaaaaatcaaccaaaggcaaaaactcaaaatgatcacttgatcatTGAGAACCTTAAAAACAAACTGGAGCAACTAAAAGTTCAGTTGATCCACAAAAGAAGCCAACTATAGATCAGAATTTTCGAAGTTTagacttagagaaataagtcattcaaaacgagaATTCTTTCGTTACAAaattggttcagcaaaagccaagacaagcagagtttgagttttcacaaatatgaaaacctcaacaaatttatgtaGAGCCCTGATCAAGTAGAACAGGTACtacagtgcagttccagctcagtCAGTCCTCAAACCCAGCCACTTCTACCCTTTCAGATTGAAGAAACCGCAGTTCTGCCCATTCAAAAGTCTCCTaaggcttgaaatagattaaagctctacCAAAATtaaactttggtatcgatttacagctgaAACTAAGTAGTTGAGGCTGTTGACAATTCAGTCTAGCACAGACAAACCCAGTCCAGCCCGGATCAGAGACTTCTATCCAGGCAGAAATGGAAATCCCagctttctttttgtctttctagagttgattctttcctttctaGTTTTGTAAAgggcagttctgcctaaaaacAATCCACTTTATTATCATTTATTATGGCCAAAACTACCAATCTTgtactgagataaattgtgaagTTCTCACTAGTCTGAGGcaggaaaagaacttactttggacatattcctttttttttaaaaacaaaaatacattgAAAGTTTAAACAATAACATTTTCATTCCTAATCAACtaatcaaaacacaaaataggtaaataaaaaaataaataaaaaccctaagcACAAGACCcaaatcaaatatttaaaaaaaagaagccctAATTAATAAACTAATCAAAACACAAAGCCCTAATCAATTAATCAAAACACAAGCATTAATCAATTAATGAAAATACTATCAATAAACCCTTAATCAATTGTTGacaagaggaggaagaaataTTCATTTGGGGGGGTTTAATGAGGGGGTGAGTCTGGCTGGGCAAGTAAAAGGGGTGTTTGTTACCAGTACAGTTGTAATATATGAGGAAATTGATTGaagatcaacatatatataaagacaAGATACATAATTCTTTTTTGGAGTCAAGTCAATACCTAACCACTTAATTGCATCGtggaaattataattaatgtCTAACTTAATTTGTAGCAGGGGTTCTAAAGGAatcactagtgtagtggtttggagcaaATGCTCCCTTTAGGGAAGGTCCtcggttcgagtcctagcatcctgTAGTGtatgtgagtttaatatgctatcttccctctctatatatatccccttgaggttttctttgtttttatttttggttgttttaaaCAAAGGAAGCAGAAAGGGACAAATAAAGCCTGCATTGAAAGACGGTTAGAGAAAGTTTAGATGAATAAGTTGGAAATCTGCACCAttcattctttattttttcttatttttggtccTGAAAAGttccataaaaaaaaagcccaaatacATGGCTGAGAAACAAAACAGCCCAAAGTTGGAAGAACCAAGCAAAAACAAGCAAATAGAGTCCAAGGCTCCAAGCCCACGAAACGAAAATCACACAAGACAAGAGTGACAAATTGCCAAAATTATAGGGCTTGAATTATACAAGTAATTGATCTGAATGATATTTGCCCACGTGATACTCTCAAAGAAATGAACTTGCCCCAAGCAATTCCTGAGCACTAGTAGAGGGTGATGATGATCAATATCAATAGGATGGAGAAAACTGATGAGAGGTTTATTCATGAGGTTAATTGTATAGACCAAAGAAGAACTGTATCACTAAATTAAATGGCATCCCTTTCTTaggtatttttctttgttttctagtCTATGTGCACTACTGCACATggaaatgaaagagaaatttcttcttcactttcctttttttccacAAGGAAGCAAAAAAAGCAAGCAAATTAAGTCAATGATGAGTAGAATTTAAAGTTGGGATTTATAACTTCCAAAttccatatttttttcttacaAAGAATTTCCTTGATTTTTTAATCCAAACATGAGAATTGGTTTATGTCatcaatttagaaattttaatttcgtgcaaaatcccaaatttattTCCCTCATCCAAATTCCGAACTTTATAGTCAGCACTAAGTATGCTATTGCTTCAAAAATCTCTTTAAAATTACTataatatgagaaattttCATGTGTAATCGTAAGGCCCCACACCATGTAATGTAACATTAATATGTGGCTCGGTTTTGGTCTCTTGTCTGTGTGTGAATATTTGAAATACGTTACAATGACAGGGAAGCatttcaaaggaaaaaatCCCATCTCACGTTGAAAGGATGTGCCAACTCAATCAACTTCCAATGCAAAATTTCCACAAGTCTTCTAGTTCTCAACTCAATCAACTTCCTATTCAGACccaagaaataagaaaaaagtgattatttgatttggatACTCTTCAACATGCATCTTTCTTTCATCTATCAAGTCAATCAATATGGTTTCATCTATCAAGGCAATCAATATAGTGTGATCCAAACTAATTGAGAATTCCAAAACTAATCAAGTAGTAGAGGCTACCCTATATTGCTATGACcaagtttttccttttgacGAATCAACAAGAAGACAACATACGGCACTTAAAAAGATATAGGCAGTCCGCAGCTCTTAAGAAAATCGAAATGGTTAGATCTTTATCTAGATAATAACCAGATTGAAGGAGGAAACTTGAAATCTTTTGCTGGGCTATGTAGTTTGCAATCATTGTGGCTTCAAAGCAATCATCTCAGTTGGCCTATCCAAGTTTGTTCAACTATTGCCTATGTGTGCTCAAAACTCATTAGAGTTTTTGGATCTCTCCTGGAATGGCCTTGCGGGGTCATTAACTAATCTTACGAGCTTTTCATCTTTGAAATTCTTGTATCTTAATACCAATTGATTAAGAGGAAGAATACTTGAAAGTCTTGGCCAAAATGTCCCAACTGATACAAATCGATTTTGGCATGAACTCTCTGAAAGGGGTGGTTTTAGAAAGCCATTTCTCAAAACTCTCCAAATTACAGTATCTGAATTTATCATCTAACTCATTAGTTTTAAACTTCATGATATTCCCCATTGCGAATTTGTTTCCATCCCTATTCATAAAGAGTTGGCTAAAAGTCACAAATAATCTGTGTAGTTTTGCCTTGATTACTAAAGAGACC
The Prunus dulcis chromosome 2, ALMONDv2, whole genome shotgun sequence DNA segment above includes these coding regions:
- the LOC117618266 gene encoding receptor-like protein EIX2, which encodes MGPDFPKWLQTQKDFSYLDISDAGISDIFPSWFWSLCRNVRIMNLTSNQIRGTFANLTVEFSYFPRLHLSSNKLEGPIPSVLSITSYLDLSYNKLSGSISFLCSSAAIYLGFLDLSRNNVSGQVLDRLTHLENLVMLDLSYNALSGKIPTTIGSVFRIETLKLRSNRFVGQLPSSMTNCTRLEVIDVGDNNLSGPIPEWLGVSLKNLVLLMLSSNHLNGSLPSQLCHLIRIQNLDFSINNISGRIRPCLNNLTALSQKGDSSLTSTHYNNISTDQRSYFYNYDDDATFMWKGGMRTYKSTLGLVKRIDLSSNRLSGEIPSEIIHLVGLVSLNLLRNQLTGQITPEIGKLQSLDSLDLSRNHIYGRIPTSLAGIDRLGFLDLSYNNLSGKIPVGTQLQGFDPSVYARNLQLCEPPLKKMCADEEERGPSEQTDFINQEDKEELITLGFYIGMGLGFAVGFWGVCGTLIFSRT